In Sulfitobacter sp. LCG007, the sequence GCGGGTATGGCGCCGCTTCGCCGGTTTCGAACCTGCACGACCGGGCCGCCGAGGCCAATGTCTACAACTCGCCCGGCTGGAAGCGGATGCAGGCCCGCGGCGGCGAGCGCCCGATGAGCCAGCCCCGCGAGACGCGCAACACGGTCATCGACATCACCGCAAGTTCGAGCTTCGAGATGGACGAGCGGGTGTTTCACCAGAAGTTCGGCTACGGCAGGATCATCGGGATCGAGGGCGACAAGCTCGAGATTGCCTTCGAGAAGGCTGGGACCAAGAAGGTCGTGGCGAAATTCGTGGTTGGCTGCGACGACGTGCCATTCTGAGCGTCACGCGGGATGCGTCCCGGCTGCACTTGCACAAGACCGGACCCGCTGCCTGGCACGCGCCATGGCACGATCGCCCGCGGGCGTTCGGTGTTCTTATGCAATGTCCGAAAATGTGAACGGCGGTTCCCAGGGAGGAGGAGGGGAACCGCCGTCACTTGGCATCGCAGGGCAGGGAGGAGGAGAGCCCGGCGATGTATCGTTGGAGCGATGCTCCGATCTATCGGCGCGACGGTCCCCAGGGAGGAGGGAGGGAACCGCCGCTGCCGTATGCCGCGGGATCAGGGAGGAGGAAGACCCCGTGGCAATCCGTTGGCGCCTTGCGCCTTGTCGTTGAGTGACGGCGGCTTTCAGGGAGGAGGGAGAAAGCCACCGTCACTGTAACCTGCGGAAAAGGGAGGAGGAATCTCCGCAGGCATTCTTTTGCAGCCATTCGGCTGCGGAATTAGAGACGACGACATCAGGGAGGAGGAAGATGTCGCCGCCTGGTTACAGACATTCCAGGGAGGAGGAGAGGAATGCCTGATCTCTATGTCTTGCCTCAGGCTTTCCCTTGGGAAGCCTCGAGCGCGATCCGGCGAAGTTCGGACCGGTGCAGGCCAAGATCGGCCAGCTCGCGGTTGCTCAGCGCCTGGAGTTCGTTCAGCGTGGTCCGGAAGACCCGGCGGCGTGCCTGGCGCTCTGCGGCTGCCTCGAGCAGGCTTGCCGAATAAGCGAAGGTGCGTTCCAGAAGGGTCGCGGATGCGGTGCTATGTGTGGTGTAGGCCATGTCGGTGCCTCATGTATTCTTGTTCTGTTGCCCCCCTTATTTCGTATTTCGCTGCGCTTGCACAACAGACAGATCGTCAATGCTGCCATGCAGCGTACGCATAGTGATTCTGAGGCGGAATCTTTCGCAAAAATAAACGTTTACCATAATTATGCTGCAGCGCCGCGTTAGCGGTAACCAATGCCGCAAGAGAAGGCGGGGTTGAGGCAAAAATGGGCACAATTGAAACTTCCCGGATTGCGGGTGCGGCGCTTCCCGTGCGTCAGTTGTTGCCGGATCCCGAGGGTCACGCCTGCCGAGCCGGATTCGGTTGTCTGGCCGCGTCGCCCCGCGCACTGCTTTATACGGGCGTATCAGAAGGGGTGACGGCTGTGCTGGCTGAATACCGCGGCGAGCCCTTGATACTGGCCTGCGCGGGTGCCGTGCGCCGGGCTCTCCTCGCGTCTGGAGCGCCTCGCTACATGGCTGAAAGGCGCGGCTATATATATGTGTGTGGGGTTGTCGTCGGGAATGACGATGCCGAGCGCTGATCGGCGCTGCGGTCTTACGCGTCACGCCTGCTTGGGGGGCGGTCTCCGATAGGCGGGCGAAACCCTCTTTTCAAAGCGCGTCGTTGTGCACCTGAATATCGCGGGGAACAGCCGGGGGACCGCACCTGTCCGTCCCGTTGGGCGCGGGGTGGCGTGGGGTGTCCGCCAGAGGGCGCGGGAGGCACATCCATAGCTCGCGCGTCCGACCTGCGTAAGTGCCGCTGACGTCCTCCCGACCAGCTTCGGTGTGCAACTGACGGGTCGGGCAGAGGCGATGGGAATTCACGGCACTCATGGGAATTGATGGGACGGAAGGCGAAAAGGCTTCCGGACCGCGCGATGGGCCGAATCAAAATCCATTGATTCGGCTTTAAATCGTTGTCTTTGAAGTCGCCCTTGCAAGAACACATCACGAACACGGCGCCGTGAATGTGCTGTGGATAGAAAGATATGGGAATTTATGGGAAGTCTCGGAGTCGCTCCGGTGGTGCCTATATATTGTGTCATCTGAGCAGTTATGTACCACCTGTTACGTATTTTTGGCTTCGAGATGTGGAATTCGACTGATCCATAGTTGTGGACAAGTGCTTGGAGAACTTTTCCATCGCAGTTTTCAGTTGTCAGACCATGAATTCCCATAGTATCCCTGTGTCATCGGATGAAGACGAAGCGGGGCACCGAACGACCCCATCTCAAAACAGCTAGAGCAGGTTTCATACAGGCTATTCGCTTTCATCAGACCAAAGAGATCCGGCGCGCGAGCGAGCAGACATCCCCCCAGATGGCGCGTGCAGCTGGACTTACCCGCACAGCGGGACGAGGGCGGCGGGTTGATCATAGCAGCAGATCAACCCGCCGTTTTCGTGCTCGGAACAAGGGGTTGCAAGGCGGTCTCCGGCCGCCGGGCATTGTAGGGACAGAACGGTGAGCCGCAGGTTCAGAGGCGAAGGGACCCATAAGGTCGACGCGAAGGGGCGGGTATCCATACCGGCCTCCTTTCGGCGTGTGATCGAAGCCTCCGACCCGAACTGGGAAACCGGCAAGGCGCCCGAGCTTGTCATCGTCTACGGCGACCACCGCCGGAACTATCTCGAATGCTACACGATGGAGGCCATCGAAGAGGTGGACGCCCGGATCGCGCAGCTGCCCCGCGGCTCGAAGAACCGAAAGATCCTTGAGCGCCTCTTCAACGGTCAGTCGTTTCCCACCTCGGTGGATGAGACCGGTCGCCTTGTCCTGCCCGCAAAGCTGCGCGAGAAGATCGGTCTCGAAGGCGAGGCGTTCTTCATCGCGGCCGGCGATACCTTCCAGATCTGGCATCCCGATACCTACGAGACGGACGAACAGGCCGAAACGGAAGCCTGGCTTGACGAGCAGCCCGACGACTTCGATGTGCTGGAGCTTCTGGATGGCGCGAAGGGGGTGTGAGGCATGGCTGACAAGGCCGCTCCCGACACCGCCGGGCCGCATGTCCCGGTCCTGCTTGACGCAATCCTCAAGACCGTCTCCCCGGTCGCGGGCACCTGGCTTGACGGAACCTTCGGGGCCGGCGGCTATACGCGCGGATTGCTGGCAGCGGGCGCAGAGCGTGTCATTGCCGTGGACCGCGACCCGCTTGCCTTCGAGATGGCCGCGGACTGGGCCGCGGATTATGGCGAGCGCATCGTGATGCAGCAGGGCGTATTCTCGAAGCTCGACAAGTACGCGCAGGATCTGGATGGCGTGGTGCTCGACCTCGGGGTGTCGTCCATGCAGCTCGACCGCGCCGATCGTGGCTTTTCCTTCATGCGTGACGGGCCGCTCGACATGCGGATGAGCCAGGAAGGCCCTTCCGCCGCCGACATCGTCAACGAGGCGCCGGAGGGCGTGATCGCCGACATCCTCTATCAATACGGCGAGGAACGCGCGAGCCGGCGCATCGCCAAGGCCATCCTGCGGGCCCGTGCCGAAGGCCCGATCACCACCACGCTGCAGCTTGCCGGGATCGTCGAGAGCTGCCTGCCGCGCCAGAAGCCGGGCCAATCTCACCCAGCGACGCGCAGCTTCCAGGCGCTGCGCATCGCGGTGAATGACGAATATGGCGAGTTGTTCCAAGGACTTGTTGCCGCCGAGAGGGCGCTGAAGCCCGAGGGCAAGCTCGCCGTCGTCACCTTCCATTCCGTCGAGGACCGGATGGTGAAGCGCTTTTTCGCCGCCCGCTCGGATACCGGCGGGCAGTCCAACCGCTATGCGCCCGAACCGACCGAACGCGAACCGCAGTTCCGGCTGCTTTCGCGCAAGGCCATCGCGGCGGATGCGGATGAGGTGTCCAGAAATCCGCGCGCGCGCTCGGCGAAGCTGCGGGTGGGCCGGCGGACGGGCGCTCCGGCCGGGTCAATCGACGCTGCCTCGCTGGGAATGCCGATGTTGAAGGAGATGCCGTGATGCGGACCGTGCTCTACATCCTGACCGTGCTGGGTGTCGTCTGCCTCGCCTTCTGGGCCTACCGCGAGAATTACGCGACCCAGTCCGCCTTGAAGCATGCGACACAGCTGCGCCAGAACATCCGCGAACGCCACGAAAGTCTTGCGGTGCTGCGGGCGGAATGGGCCTACCTGAACCGCCCCGACCGCCTTCGCGACCTGGCCGAGCTGAACTTCGACCGTCTGAGCCTGCTTCCGCTGATGCCCGACCAGTTCGGGCAGGTCGACGAGGTAGGCTATCCAAGGCCGCCCGAGCTGGACATCCGGAATGCGGTCGACATTTCCCACATGCCTGTCGACGGGGAGAGCTTTCCATGATCCGCACACCCTTGCGCCCTTTGGCGCGCATCCTCGAAGCCCGCGCAAAGGGTGAAAGCCCCACCGCCATCGAGCGCGAGAACATCCGTATCCGTCACGAGCAGATGCGCGACCTCGCGCGCCAGCGCGCCGAGGGGCGCCTTCTGGTGCTCGGGCTCTTCTTCGTGGCCGCATTCGTCGTCGTGGGCGCGCGGATGGGCTTTCTGGCCACCAGCGTGCCGGTCGAGCCGCAGTCGGCGGCGCTTGGCAGCCAGTTCAGCGCGAGCCGCGCCGATATCGTCGACCGCAACGGGCGGCTGCTTGCGACAAACTTCGAGACGCACGCGCTTTACGCGCAGCCGCCGCAAATGATCGACCCGGAGCATTCGGCGCGCGAGCTGGTGAAGATCTTTCCGGACCTGAACGAGGAGCGCCTGCTCAAGGACTTCACCGGCAAGCGCAAGTTCCTGTGGGTGCGCAAGAAGCTCAGCCCCGAACAGATGCAGGCGGTCCACGAGATCGGAGACCCGGGGCTGCTTTTCGGGCCACGGGACATGCGCCTTTACCCCAA encodes:
- a CDS encoding cell division protein FtsL, which gives rise to MRTVLYILTVLGVVCLAFWAYRENYATQSALKHATQLRQNIRERHESLAVLRAEWAYLNRPDRLRDLAELNFDRLSLLPLMPDQFGQVDEVGYPRPPELDIRNAVDISHMPVDGESFP
- the mraZ gene encoding division/cell wall cluster transcriptional repressor MraZ, which codes for MSRRFRGEGTHKVDAKGRVSIPASFRRVIEASDPNWETGKAPELVIVYGDHRRNYLECYTMEAIEEVDARIAQLPRGSKNRKILERLFNGQSFPTSVDETGRLVLPAKLREKIGLEGEAFFIAAGDTFQIWHPDTYETDEQAETEAWLDEQPDDFDVLELLDGAKGV
- the rsmH gene encoding 16S rRNA (cytosine(1402)-N(4))-methyltransferase RsmH, whose translation is MADKAAPDTAGPHVPVLLDAILKTVSPVAGTWLDGTFGAGGYTRGLLAAGAERVIAVDRDPLAFEMAADWAADYGERIVMQQGVFSKLDKYAQDLDGVVLDLGVSSMQLDRADRGFSFMRDGPLDMRMSQEGPSAADIVNEAPEGVIADILYQYGEERASRRIAKAILRARAEGPITTTLQLAGIVESCLPRQKPGQSHPATRSFQALRIAVNDEYGELFQGLVAAERALKPEGKLAVVTFHSVEDRMVKRFFAARSDTGGQSNRYAPEPTEREPQFRLLSRKAIAADADEVSRNPRARSAKLRVGRRTGAPAGSIDAASLGMPMLKEMP
- a CDS encoding DUF1127 domain-containing protein is translated as MAYTTHSTASATLLERTFAYSASLLEAAAERQARRRVFRTTLNELQALSNRELADLGLHRSELRRIALEASQGKA